From Pseudomonas sp. CCI4.2, one genomic window encodes:
- a CDS encoding amino acid ABC transporter ATP-binding protein, whose protein sequence is MTEVSKLPLGAEGMIQMEGVHKWYGQFHVLKDINLNVRQGERIVLCGPSGSGKSTTIRCLNRLEEHQQGRIVVDGTELTNDLKQIETIRREVGMVFQHFNLFPHLTILQNCTLAPMWVRKMPKKQAEEIAMHYLERVRIPEQAHKFPGQLSGGQQQRVAIARALCMKPKIMLFDEPTSALDPEMVKEVLDTMVSLAEDGMTMLCVTHEMGFARTVANRVIFMDKGEIVEEAEPNAFFDNPQSDRTKLFLSQILH, encoded by the coding sequence ATGACTGAAGTGAGCAAACTGCCTCTGGGCGCCGAAGGCATGATCCAGATGGAAGGCGTACACAAGTGGTACGGCCAGTTCCACGTACTCAAAGACATCAACCTGAACGTCCGTCAGGGCGAGCGCATCGTTTTGTGCGGCCCGTCGGGTTCAGGCAAGTCGACCACCATCCGCTGCCTCAACCGTCTGGAAGAGCATCAGCAGGGTCGCATCGTGGTTGATGGCACCGAGTTGACCAACGACCTCAAGCAGATCGAAACGATCCGTCGGGAAGTGGGCATGGTGTTCCAGCACTTCAACCTGTTCCCGCACCTGACCATCCTGCAAAACTGCACCTTGGCCCCGATGTGGGTGCGCAAGATGCCGAAAAAACAGGCCGAAGAAATTGCAATGCACTATCTGGAGCGTGTACGCATTCCAGAGCAGGCGCATAAATTTCCGGGTCAACTGTCCGGTGGTCAACAACAGCGCGTGGCGATTGCCCGTGCACTGTGCATGAAGCCAAAAATCATGCTGTTCGACGAGCCAACCTCGGCCCTCGATCCAGAAATGGTTAAGGAAGTGCTCGACACCATGGTCAGCCTGGCAGAAGACGGCATGACCATGCTCTGCGTAACCCACGAAATGGGCTTCGCCCGTACCGTGGCAAACCGAGTGATCTTCATGGACAAAGGCGAGATTGTTGAAGAAGCCGAGCCTAATGCGTTCTTTGATAACCCACAGAGCGACCGGACCAAGTTGTTCTTGAGCCAGATCTTGCACTAG